In the Leptotrichia sp. oral taxon 223 genome, AAAAAATTCAGTTCCGCTTTCGTTAAAATGAACGTCCCCATAATAAAAATCAGACGTTTTCTCCTTAAACTCATTACTTTCCAGATTCAAGGCTCTTACAACTTCAATATTTTCGGCTTTGATATTTTTTAAATACTCATCGTCGCCATTGATTACAAGCGTATTTTTGATATACGGAATAATCTCCGTCTTTGCTAGAAAAACATTTTCCTTCGTTTTCAAAAATTCCAGATGTGATTCACCAATGTTGGTAATGACATTAATATCAGGCAACGCAATCTGACCCAACAGATCAATTTCCCCAAAGCCGCTCATTCCCATTTCCAGAATGATAAACTCATCATCTTTTTCAGCACGCAACAAAGTGAAGGGCAGTCCAATATGATTATTGTAATTCCCTTCAGTCTTTTTCCCTTTATATTTTTGTGAAAGCAAGTGGTAAATCATGTCCTTTACAGTCGTTTTCCCGTTGCTCCCCGTAATTCCTATTACTTTTATATCTAAATTCTTTCGCCACTCCCTAGCAAAATTCTGCAAAAATTCAACACTGTCCTTTACAAAAAATGCACGATTGGCATATTTTTCATCAATTTGCACAGCTTCACTGTCATAAACAGCCAAAGCCCCTTTTTCCAATGCTTCATTAACAAAATTGTTCCCGCCCCTGATAGCGACAAAAACATCATTTTTATCAAGTTCCTTCGAATTAATCGAAACTTTATTTATCTCAAAATCCGATATTTTTTCCTTGTTAAAGAAGCTTTGAAACACTTCGCTCTTATTCATAAAATTTCTCCAAATTCCTATCTAATTTAACATTTTTTTCATAATTGTTTACATTATAAAATTATATCATTTGAAGAGCATTTTTTCAATATATTTTTATTTTTTTTTCAAATTTTTCTAAAAGAATTTATCTTATACCCAGCTCTATTTAAAAATGAACCGGTAAAAATTATATAAACCTAAATTTTAAGCAGCATATTCACAACTTTTAAACTTAATTTTAAAAGATTTTTATTATACATAATTTAATTTTTATAATTATCTCACTTCTATCATTTTTATTTCTGTTTTATCCCCTCTATGTCGCGATTTTGAATATTCAAAAATTTGTCCGTTTGATAGAAAAGCGACTTGTTCAACTTCCAGAATAGGAATCGGCTCCTTGATTCTTAAATACTTTTTTTCCAGATCCGTTGGTAAATCCGCCTTTATTACCCTATGTGCACTTTGAATGCTTAAATTTAATGTGTTTTCTATATATTCATAAATAGAATCCTTTAACACATTCTCTTTTAACCCTTTGATTGTAGATATTGGCATATAGGTGTATTCGATAACACAAGGTTCGTCGTTTAAGTAACGCACTCTTTCAATATAATAGACAAAATCATTTCTTTCTATTTTTAATTTTTCGGCTATTTCGGCTGAAGCCGGGATAACTTTGAACTTTATAATGTCAGATGTAACCTTTTTACTTCCATGAGTTGCCTTAAATCCCATAAACTGCTTTTTCATGGCGATTTCTATTGCATCGTCATCCCTCATGTCCTTTACAAATGTTCCAGAACCTCTCCTTTTTATTATCAGCCCTTCTGAAACCAGTAAATCCATGGCTTTTTTACGGTAATCCTGCTTGCCTTGTATTTTTCACACATTTCCTTTTCATTTGGAAGCTTTTCATTTGGAATATAATCTCCATTTATTATTTTATTTCTTAATTCCTGAGCAATTTCCCTGTATTTTAACATTGTCTTTCATCTCCTTGAGTAATTTTTTTCATTATAAGATATTTATCCTTTAAAGTCAATATTGTAAAAAAGTGGAACGGAGAAAAAATGGACTATATTTGTTCAAATAACATAGCCCATAATTTTTAATAACTATTCTTTCTCTTTCGCTTCATTTTCATTTTTTCTTTTTTCTTCTTCATACTGCTTTTGGGAATACAGTATAAACGGTATCCATAAAAGCACCATTACAACAAATCCCACTATTTGCACTACTCCCCCCATAATTGAATTTGTTGCAAGCGTTCCGCTTATTCCAAGAGGCATAGTCCATGGTACCGCCACTCCCGTTGTTCTAGGCATTAATCCAATTTTTGTTGCAAAATAGGCAATTGAAATTGTTATTGGTGATCCCAGTATCCACGGTATTGCAAGTATAGGATTCAATATTACAGGAAGTCCAAATAATGACTGAAAAAGGCGTTACTATAAAAAATGATACGAGCGCTACAGCCCCAGAATATATTGCATCCTGCGTTCTCTTCGGATTTTTATACAAGTACAGATAATAACCAATCCCTATGCTTACAAATATCGACATAAGCAGCATTGAGCTTTCTATCGAATGTCCCATCAGAGCTCCAAGCCCTTCCCTAGCCTTTTCGCTAAACCCGGGAAAGTTTGTTACAACAAGCAAAATTGAACCAAACATTGTAAGCGGAAATGAAAGCATAAAAGCATCCCTTAAACTAAGCAAATAAATATTTTTCCCAATAATTCCCGCAAAACTCATTAATTTTTCAGATAATTTTTCCTTAAAAGTTCTTTCCATTTTTTCACCTCAAATATAATTTCTATTTTTTATTATTTTTCAAAATCGTATAAATTTATAGTAAAAACACTTTAAAGCTAAAACTCAGAAGTTATAGATATTTTACTTAAATTTAAATATCCCAACTATCAATTTCGTTAGTTTCAGAAACTTTCTTTATCCAGTATCCTGATTTTTTTATCGTTTTTATTTGTGTTGGCAAATCTACCGAGATAAATCCGTATCTGTTCTTGTAGGCATTTGTCCAAGACCAGCAGTCTATCGGTGTCCAAGTGTGGTAGCCAAAGCAGTTTGAGCCTTCTTCTATTGCTCTATGAAGATGTGTCAGATGTTCCCTAAAAAAATCTATTCTATAGTCATCTTCAATTATCCCCTGTTCATTCTTAAATTTTTCTTCACCTTCGACACCCATTCCATTTTCTGAAATAAACCATTTTATATTTTTATAGTTATCCTGAATATTTTTAGCAATATCATAAATCGCCTGCGGATAAATTTCCCATCCTCTGTAAATATTCATTCTTTTCCCTGGCATATCATAATTTTCAAAATATTTATCAGGCAGCCACCCATTTTTA is a window encoding:
- a CDS encoding GntR family transcriptional regulator, whose translation is MLKYREIAQELRNKIINGDYIPNEKLPNEKEMCEKYKASRITVKKPWIYWFQKG
- a CDS encoding GntR family transcriptional regulator; this encodes MDLLVSEGLIIKRRGSGTFVKDMRDDDAIEIAMKKQFMGFKATHGSKKVTSDIIKFKVIPASAEIAEKLKIERNDFVYYIERVRYLNDEPCVIEYTYMPISTIKGLKENVLKDSIYEYIENTLNLSIQSAHRVIKADLPTDLEKKYLRIKEPIPILEVEQVAFLSNGQIFEYSKSRHRGDKTEIKMIEVR
- a CDS encoding PTS transporter subunit EIIC; the encoded protein is MERTFKEKLSEKLMSFAGIIGKNIYLLSLRDAFMLSFPLTMFGSILLVVTNFPGFSEKAREGLGALMGHSIESSMLLMSIFVSIGIGYYLYLYKNPKRTQDAIYSGAVALVSFFIVTPFSVIIWTSCNIESYTCNTVDTGITNNNFNCLFCNKNWINA
- the murF gene encoding UDP-N-acetylmuramoyl-tripeptide--D-alanyl-D-alanine ligase gives rise to the protein MNKSEVFQSFFNKEKISDFEINKVSINSKELDKNDVFVAIRGGNNFVNEALEKGALAVYDSEAVQIDEKYANRAFFVKDSVEFLQNFAREWRKNLDIKVIGITGSNGKTTVKDMIYHLLSQKYKGKKTEGNYNNHIGLPFTLLRAEKDDEFIILEMGMSGFGEIDLLGQIALPDINVITNIGESHLEFLKTKENVFLAKTEIIPYIKNTLVINGDDEYLKNIKAENIEVVRALNLESNEFKEKTSDFYYGDVHFNESGTEFFLKYFGKICQSTVERNYKTNVLGEHNVLNLVMAIAVAKQFGMEDKVIGEAVKNIGLTGMRFQIIESGSTTYINDAYNASPMSMEKSLETFSQIYNDRLKVVVLGDMLELGENELELHSDIFNTIKNIKFDKLYLFGKRMKSLFEKIKENVDNGNSENENLKNKEFGHFDEKEEIKEKIRQISKEKVVLLKASRGMRLEEIIEK